The Marinobacter subterrani genome has a segment encoding these proteins:
- the mtgA gene encoding monofunctional biosynthetic peptidoglycan transglycosylase, translating to MAKASGFRKLLHYLLLIFGGAIALILLVMLLFRFVNPPTSAFILGYQLSHSQSSVAHEWVPMSGISLWMPLAVVASEDQRFPHHVGVDFAAIRQALSEYRAGEGLRGASTITQQTAKNLFLWNDRSFIRKAIEAAMALGLDFLWPKQRVLEVYLNIAEFGPGIYGVEAASQTYFGKPARYLSEYQAALLAAVLPNPKVLSVASPSSYVLERTGWIRQQMAQLGAGYLRDL from the coding sequence GTGGCCAAGGCTTCGGGTTTTCGAAAACTATTGCACTACCTCTTGCTGATCTTCGGTGGCGCGATAGCGCTGATTCTGTTGGTGATGCTGCTGTTCCGGTTTGTGAATCCGCCTACTTCGGCATTTATCCTGGGCTACCAGTTGTCGCATTCCCAGAGTTCTGTGGCCCATGAGTGGGTGCCCATGTCCGGCATTTCGCTCTGGATGCCTCTGGCGGTGGTCGCCAGCGAGGATCAACGGTTTCCGCATCATGTGGGCGTGGATTTTGCTGCGATTCGACAGGCGCTGTCGGAGTATCGGGCTGGCGAGGGGCTTCGAGGGGCCAGCACCATTACCCAGCAGACCGCCAAGAACCTCTTTCTCTGGAATGACCGCAGTTTTATCCGCAAGGCCATAGAAGCGGCGATGGCTCTGGGGCTGGATTTTCTGTGGCCAAAACAGAGGGTGCTGGAGGTGTACCTGAATATCGCTGAGTTCGGGCCCGGCATCTACGGGGTTGAGGCAGCCAGCCAGACTTATTTCGGCAAGCCCGCCCGCTATCTTTCTGAGTATCAGGCCGCCCTGCTGGCGGCTGTGCTCCCGAATCCCAAGGTTTTGAGCGTGGCCTCGCCTTCTTCCTATGTACTGGAGCGTACAGGCTGGATTCGGCAGCAGATGGCGCAGCTGGGGGCGGGGTATCTGCGGGATCTTTAG
- a CDS encoding NAD(P)-dependent oxidoreductase yields MNVAFIGLGIMGSRMATNLLKHEGITLTVFNRSSEAMVPLRKAGAQAADSARQAVADADMVFTMLSAPEVVEKVAFGDGGFINAMGEGALWINCSTVNPSYTRECAERADDRGLRFLDAPVAGTKMPAETGELTFLLGGESADVEEVRPLLDHMGQKILHVGPVGQGSAFKMLVNALLAQSMLVYSETALLGEKLGFSRDFLMDTLPNLPVTAPFLKGKAELIKEGDYDPQFPLELMLKDLQLLDVTAYEHKQPLFLASLAKSVYGQANNAGRGRDDFAAVFEYLEKLH; encoded by the coding sequence ATGAACGTCGCGTTTATCGGCCTTGGCATTATGGGTAGCCGCATGGCCACCAATCTGCTCAAGCATGAAGGGATCACGCTGACAGTCTTCAACCGGTCTTCGGAAGCCATGGTGCCACTCAGGAAAGCGGGCGCACAGGCTGCGGATTCTGCCCGGCAGGCGGTGGCTGATGCAGACATGGTATTCACCATGCTCAGCGCACCGGAAGTGGTTGAAAAAGTTGCCTTTGGTGATGGTGGATTCATTAATGCGATGGGTGAAGGCGCACTCTGGATTAACTGTTCTACGGTAAATCCTTCCTACACCCGGGAGTGTGCGGAGCGCGCCGACGACCGGGGGCTGCGTTTCCTGGATGCGCCTGTGGCAGGAACAAAAATGCCGGCCGAAACCGGTGAATTGACATTTCTGCTCGGTGGGGAATCGGCTGATGTGGAGGAGGTTCGGCCGCTGCTTGATCATATGGGCCAGAAAATTCTTCATGTGGGGCCAGTTGGCCAGGGCAGTGCTTTCAAAATGCTGGTGAATGCGCTGCTTGCCCAGAGCATGCTCGTGTATTCCGAAACCGCACTGCTGGGTGAGAAACTTGGATTCAGTCGGGATTTCCTGATGGATACGCTGCCGAACCTGCCGGTGACTGCGCCTTTTCTCAAGGGTAAGGCCGAACTCATCAAAGAGGGTGATTATGACCCGCAGTTTCCTCTGGAACTGATGCTCAAGGATTTACAGTTGCTGGATGTAACGGCTTACGAACACAAACAGCCGCTATTCCTGGCCAGTCTGGCCAAGTCAGTCTATGGTCAGGCCAACAACGCGGGGCGTGGCCGCGATGATTTTGCAGCGGTGTTCGAATACCTGGAAAAGCTGCATTAG
- a CDS encoding 2OG-Fe(II) oxygenase produces the protein MPANVKTRVLFHSRRLNIYLVRYPEGHKVGPHLDMISEGRLYKLNCVLVKPKAGGEFICDKNIFNLFGRVYLFRPDLHQHRVSKIERGNRWLLSFALISGP, from the coding sequence ATGCCAGCGAACGTGAAAACCCGGGTCCTGTTTCACTCCAGGCGCCTGAACATCTACCTGGTGCGATACCCTGAGGGGCACAAGGTTGGGCCGCACCTGGATATGATTTCCGAGGGCCGCCTATACAAGCTCAATTGTGTGCTGGTGAAACCCAAAGCCGGTGGCGAATTCATCTGCGACAAGAACATTTTCAACCTGTTCGGGCGGGTTTACCTGTTTCGCCCGGATCTGCATCAGCATCGGGTCTCAAAAATCGAGCGCGGAAATCGGTGGCTCTTGAGTTTTGCGTTAATCTCCGGCCCTTGA
- a CDS encoding polyhydroxyalkanoate depolymerase, with amino-acid sequence MWTELKQDSAMMYFAHEMSRAALMPLRMATDAQSKLLRHPLSPLSHLPGARSIASAYGVFGDLTRRYPKPAFNLHSTVCDGEQVDVSEVIIQRKPFAQLKHFQRSVSRPDDPKLLIVAPLSGHFASLLRGTVKEMLPDHDVYITDWRDASRVPLSAGDFGLDDYIDYVIDFIEQLGPDTHVLAVCQPVVPVLAATALMAEDKNPATPRSLALMSGPIDGRIDPTAPCELATKHNLAWFRRNLVHPVPAPYPGAMRKVYPGFLQLTGFVNMNFDRHVDAYRGLFKSMRDKEVDKIRRHREFYDEYLAVMDLPATYYLDTIQRVFQEFHLARGCFMHRGRKVNPAAIEKTALMTIEGEKDDISSPGQTRAAHDLCVNIPDARRLHHLQQGVGHYGVFNGSQWRESIAPRLKTFIREA; translated from the coding sequence ATGTGGACGGAACTCAAGCAGGACAGTGCCATGATGTATTTTGCCCACGAAATGAGCCGCGCTGCGTTGATGCCCTTGCGTATGGCGACAGACGCACAGAGTAAACTGCTCAGACATCCACTGAGCCCCCTGTCCCATCTGCCAGGTGCTCGCAGCATTGCTTCCGCCTATGGCGTATTCGGCGACTTGACCCGGCGCTACCCGAAACCAGCTTTCAATCTGCACTCAACAGTGTGCGACGGAGAGCAGGTCGACGTCAGCGAAGTCATCATCCAGCGCAAACCCTTTGCCCAGCTCAAGCATTTCCAGCGCAGCGTATCGCGGCCCGATGACCCGAAACTCCTGATCGTTGCGCCGCTGTCCGGGCATTTTGCCTCACTGCTTCGCGGCACCGTCAAGGAAATGCTGCCAGACCACGACGTCTACATCACCGATTGGCGCGATGCCAGTCGGGTGCCCTTGTCCGCTGGCGACTTCGGGCTGGACGACTATATCGATTATGTTATCGATTTTATTGAACAGCTCGGGCCTGACACCCATGTATTGGCGGTTTGCCAACCTGTCGTGCCGGTGCTCGCAGCTACCGCCCTCATGGCCGAAGATAAAAATCCGGCGACGCCTCGCTCACTGGCTCTCATGAGCGGCCCCATAGACGGACGTATCGATCCCACCGCACCCTGCGAACTGGCCACCAAACACAATCTGGCCTGGTTCCGGCGCAACCTTGTTCACCCGGTACCGGCGCCCTACCCGGGGGCCATGCGGAAAGTGTATCCAGGATTCCTGCAACTGACCGGATTCGTGAACATGAACTTCGACCGCCACGTTGACGCCTACCGGGGCCTGTTCAAATCCATGCGTGACAAGGAAGTCGACAAGATCAGGCGTCATCGTGAGTTCTACGACGAGTACCTTGCGGTCATGGACCTGCCGGCCACCTATTACCTGGACACTATCCAGCGTGTCTTCCAGGAGTTTCACCTTGCCCGGGGCTGCTTCATGCACCGTGGCCGAAAGGTGAATCCCGCCGCTATCGAAAAGACAGCACTGATGACGATTGAGGGTGAAAAGGACGACATTTCCAGCCCCGGGCAAACCCGGGCAGCCCATGACCTGTGCGTGAATATCCCCGACGCCAGACGCCTGCACCATCTGCAACAGGGTGTTGGCCATTACGGTGTCTTCAATGGCAGCCAATGGCGCGAATCCATTGCGCCCCGGCTCAAGACATTCATCCGCGAAGCGTGA
- a CDS encoding SDR family oxidoreductase has protein sequence MPEAPSLVRQVQEQWGRIINITSFVGQAGNFGQANFAASKGGIIAFTKTVALEMAKHNITVNAIAPGFTETEMLAQVPENIREQIIARVPMGRFGKPEEIARAVVFLAAEGDYITGQQINVNGGVYM, from the coding sequence ATGCCGGAGGCACCGAGCCTGGTGCGTCAGGTTCAGGAACAGTGGGGCCGCATCATCAACATCACTTCTTTCGTCGGGCAGGCCGGCAACTTCGGGCAAGCCAACTTTGCGGCCAGTAAGGGCGGCATTATCGCGTTTACCAAGACCGTGGCACTGGAGATGGCAAAGCACAACATTACGGTCAATGCCATTGCCCCGGGCTTCACCGAAACCGAAATGCTGGCACAGGTCCCGGAGAATATTCGAGAACAGATCATTGCCCGGGTTCCAATGGGTCGTTTTGGCAAACCGGAGGAAATTGCCCGCGCCGTTGTTTTTCTGGCCGCAGAAGGAGATTACATCACCGGCCAGCAGATCAACGTTAACGGCGGCGTTTACATGTAA
- a CDS encoding PHA/PHB synthase family protein: MADKPITKQSPPEFEPDVVSRSLARASVHGGHLIKRSIMRRLRGGSPNPTSIQSMAKPFVTMTGKLATQPDTLLFAQMRLARDATRFWSGLLTSSIGKKPLAVAEPEPGDPRFRDQAWNDVIAFNAVKQAYLLSTRWVMDTIDDVRDLDDHNKRKVRFFTSQMTDALAPSNFILSNPEVLRTTVKTRGKNLLRGLANLLRDLDEGKGPMPFRMSDPDAFEVGDNLANTPGDVVFQNDLMQLIQYRPTTDSVHRRPLLVIPPWINKYYILDLGEKKSFIRYWVEQGHTVFVVSWVNPGPELAHKSFEDYMLEGPVAAMDAIEQATGEREINTVGYCIGGTLLGCTLAWLAARGDARVKSATFLNSLMDFSEVGDLEVFIDEDSIAKIEKAMNKQGYLEGASMATAFNMLRANSLIWSFFVNNYLLGRDTAPFDLLYWNSDATRMPATMHSFYLRNMYLNNRLREPGGITLAGTPINLGKVKIPSYFASAIEDHIAPWISCYKGARNLGGPLRFVLGGSGHIAGIINPPEKKKYGYRLNKANPPDPDDWLKDAKQFEGSWWPDWVAWAEQFGGGEVAARNPGEGNLPVIEPAPGAYLRNEPAPPTPAIRRRRQPPRRKSASGKQGKQKAPAPEKVPQ; encoded by the coding sequence ATGGCTGATAAACCAATAACAAAGCAATCACCGCCTGAATTCGAACCCGACGTGGTAAGCCGCTCACTGGCACGAGCGAGCGTGCATGGTGGTCACCTGATCAAGCGCTCTATCATGCGCCGTTTACGCGGCGGCTCGCCAAACCCCACCAGCATTCAAAGCATGGCAAAACCGTTTGTCACCATGACCGGCAAGCTTGCCACCCAGCCGGACACGCTTCTTTTCGCGCAGATGCGTCTGGCCCGAGACGCCACGCGGTTCTGGTCTGGCTTGCTGACCAGCAGTATCGGCAAGAAACCACTGGCCGTGGCCGAGCCGGAACCCGGCGACCCCCGCTTCCGGGACCAGGCATGGAACGACGTCATAGCCTTCAATGCCGTCAAACAGGCCTATTTGCTGTCAACTCGCTGGGTGATGGACACCATTGACGATGTCAGGGATCTGGACGATCACAATAAGCGGAAAGTCCGCTTTTTTACCAGCCAGATGACCGATGCCCTCGCCCCGAGTAACTTCATCCTGAGCAATCCGGAAGTATTGCGCACAACCGTCAAGACACGGGGCAAAAACCTGCTGCGAGGCCTGGCGAACCTGCTTCGTGATCTGGACGAAGGCAAGGGCCCGATGCCCTTCCGCATGTCTGACCCGGACGCCTTTGAGGTGGGCGACAATCTGGCCAACACCCCTGGCGACGTCGTGTTCCAGAACGATCTGATGCAACTCATCCAGTACCGGCCGACGACCGACAGCGTCCATCGCCGACCTTTGCTGGTGATCCCCCCCTGGATCAACAAATACTACATTCTTGATCTTGGTGAGAAAAAGTCGTTCATCCGCTATTGGGTGGAACAGGGGCATACCGTGTTTGTGGTTTCCTGGGTAAATCCCGGGCCGGAGCTGGCGCATAAGAGCTTTGAAGATTACATGCTCGAAGGTCCGGTCGCCGCCATGGATGCGATCGAGCAGGCTACGGGCGAGAGAGAAATCAATACCGTCGGATACTGCATCGGCGGAACCCTGTTGGGTTGCACCCTCGCCTGGCTGGCCGCTCGCGGCGATGCCCGCGTAAAAAGCGCGACTTTTCTCAACAGCTTGATGGATTTCTCGGAAGTCGGCGACCTGGAGGTCTTTATTGACGAGGACTCTATTGCCAAAATCGAGAAGGCCATGAACAAACAGGGCTATCTTGAGGGTGCCTCCATGGCAACGGCCTTCAACATGCTGCGGGCCAACAGCCTGATATGGTCGTTTTTCGTCAACAATTACCTTCTCGGGCGCGACACGGCACCCTTTGACCTGTTGTACTGGAACTCGGACGCCACTCGCATGCCAGCGACCATGCACAGTTTTTACCTGCGCAATATGTATCTGAACAACCGGCTGCGCGAACCCGGTGGTATTACCCTCGCAGGCACGCCGATCAATCTGGGAAAGGTCAAAATTCCAAGCTACTTCGCATCCGCTATCGAGGATCACATCGCGCCCTGGATTTCCTGCTACAAGGGAGCCCGTAATCTGGGTGGACCACTGCGTTTTGTCCTCGGCGGTTCGGGACACATAGCCGGCATCATCAATCCACCGGAGAAGAAGAAGTACGGTTATCGTCTGAACAAGGCAAACCCACCGGATCCCGACGACTGGCTGAAAGACGCCAAACAGTTTGAAGGTTCCTGGTGGCCCGACTGGGTGGCATGGGCTGAACAGTTCGGTGGCGGCGAGGTGGCGGCCCGCAATCCGGGAGAGGGAAATCTGCCCGTGATAGAGCCCGCGCCCGGAGCCTACCTGCGCAACGAGCCGGCACCTCCAACCCCGGCAATCCGGAGGCGACGGCAACCGCCACGAAGGAAATCGGCTTCCGGTAAGCAGGGCAAGCAGAAAGCCCCGGCACCCGAGAAAGTCCCCCAGTGA
- a CDS encoding M17 family metallopeptidase, whose translation MTPELPELHKIRIQSEEATPASWEFEPTTGIVILLPNADRSAIASTPWRDFLTRMLSRYPETENPVHFSTPHGGRAAAVSVSESVSTFKALTLARKAIGPLLAERPSELTVISLLDDEHAAGVMGEALLAAIHAGLFQLPRISGTSPTPKTLEAIHFYGTGFKHADFKHVEATAEGNNLARWLTHLPGNYLTPGIYRDLAESLAQKEGWETHFYDLDELEKLGAGAFLSVVQASPVRDAGILHLKYRPDGAQGKPLALVGKGICFDTGGSNLKVSGSMLGMHGDMQGSAVALGAFLAITRLKLSQPVDCWLALAENHIGSRAVKCNDVVTALDGTTIELINTDAEGRMVLSDTLALVSRGKPRAIIDYATLTGAVVAALGQRMAGAITNRRDWVEPIIQAGERCGERVWPFPYEDDYDEDLESKVADTLQCRTTGPGDHIYAARLLGRFVDKDIGWIHVDMASSGTHKGGLAHIPTDLQGFGVRFGVEWFKRLIEE comes from the coding sequence ATGACGCCTGAACTCCCGGAATTACATAAGATACGGATACAAAGCGAGGAAGCCACCCCCGCCTCCTGGGAATTCGAGCCGACAACGGGCATTGTCATTCTGCTACCGAATGCTGATCGCAGTGCAATCGCATCGACACCCTGGCGTGATTTTCTGACCCGGATGCTCTCAAGGTATCCGGAAACCGAGAACCCGGTACATTTCTCCACCCCTCACGGGGGGCGTGCCGCGGCTGTCTCTGTCTCAGAGAGTGTATCGACTTTCAAAGCTCTGACGCTGGCCCGCAAAGCGATCGGACCGTTGCTGGCTGAGCGCCCGTCAGAGCTGACCGTTATCTCCCTTTTGGATGATGAACATGCTGCTGGCGTTATGGGAGAGGCACTGTTGGCGGCAATTCACGCCGGCCTGTTCCAGCTGCCTCGCATTTCGGGCACCTCCCCGACGCCAAAGACGCTTGAGGCCATCCACTTTTACGGCACCGGTTTTAAACACGCAGACTTCAAGCACGTTGAAGCAACCGCAGAAGGCAACAACCTGGCCCGATGGCTGACCCATTTGCCAGGCAACTACCTGACGCCAGGCATTTATCGGGATTTGGCCGAATCCCTGGCACAAAAGGAAGGCTGGGAGACCCATTTTTACGACCTGGATGAACTGGAAAAGCTTGGTGCCGGGGCATTCCTCTCCGTTGTACAAGCCAGCCCGGTCAGGGACGCGGGCATACTGCACCTGAAGTACCGCCCCGACGGCGCTCAGGGCAAACCACTCGCCCTGGTAGGCAAAGGGATCTGTTTCGACACCGGTGGCAGCAACCTGAAGGTAAGCGGCAGCATGCTCGGCATGCACGGCGATATGCAGGGCAGCGCCGTTGCGCTTGGCGCCTTTCTGGCCATAACCCGCCTGAAGTTGTCCCAACCGGTGGATTGCTGGCTCGCGCTTGCCGAAAACCACATCGGGTCCCGGGCCGTTAAATGCAACGATGTCGTTACTGCCCTGGATGGCACCACCATTGAACTGATCAACACCGATGCCGAGGGAAGAATGGTTCTCTCCGATACGCTGGCACTGGTGTCCCGAGGCAAACCTCGGGCAATCATTGACTATGCAACGCTTACGGGTGCGGTCGTAGCCGCGCTGGGGCAGCGGATGGCCGGCGCCATAACCAATCGCCGTGACTGGGTGGAGCCCATAATCCAGGCCGGGGAGCGTTGCGGAGAGCGAGTCTGGCCGTTTCCGTATGAAGACGATTACGACGAAGACCTGGAATCAAAAGTTGCCGATACCCTGCAATGCCGAACAACAGGCCCCGGCGATCACATCTATGCAGCGCGCCTGCTAGGGCGTTTTGTGGATAAAGACATCGGTTGGATACACGTCGATATGGCGTCCTCCGGCACGCATAAGGGCGGGTTGGCCCACATCCCGACAGACTTGCAAGGTTTTGGTGTACGCTTCGGAGTGGAATGGTTCAAAAGGCTGATCGAAGAATAA
- a CDS encoding DUF6635 family protein encodes MPETQEQTASEAEVEQALRSAVERYFDDCRARIPAFIDRHFHYPGAIATNRKALGWDMLRAPINLLWAPVYALACVLKMLLPKSSGLSWFHRLVNRVPAGLTTRVQQHISHLILVELLNNGHEKALLESYLIEELEAVYQRSDCDPINHTQFKKLIGPLVADTLSQYRVTRTASADISNSITCTVLGAFAFQKFTPGGIGLGVVLASMLAKTLAARDFILGETIGGWYYSLFPPEPSLATTAGVMLAVMAALAAFAALSGVIFDPVQAAVGLHRRRLHKLLDHLQKDITLSTQSSFRPKDQFVARILDTFDMIRSSLL; translated from the coding sequence ATGCCCGAAACGCAGGAACAAACCGCTTCCGAAGCCGAGGTAGAACAGGCACTCCGGTCAGCCGTCGAGCGCTACTTTGACGATTGCCGGGCCCGGATACCAGCGTTCATCGACCGACATTTCCATTATCCGGGTGCTATTGCAACCAATCGGAAGGCGCTGGGATGGGACATGCTTCGGGCGCCAATCAATCTGCTGTGGGCGCCGGTATACGCTCTCGCCTGCGTGCTGAAAATGCTGCTCCCAAAGAGTTCAGGCTTGAGCTGGTTCCATAGACTGGTCAACCGCGTGCCCGCCGGTCTTACCACCCGGGTACAGCAGCATATCTCCCACCTGATCCTGGTAGAGCTTTTGAACAATGGACACGAAAAAGCTTTGCTGGAGAGCTACCTGATCGAAGAGCTGGAAGCTGTCTATCAGCGCTCTGACTGCGACCCTATCAATCACACGCAATTCAAAAAGCTGATTGGACCGCTGGTAGCTGACACGCTCAGTCAGTATCGCGTAACCCGCACGGCTTCCGCCGATATTTCCAACAGCATTACCTGTACGGTGTTGGGCGCATTTGCCTTTCAGAAGTTTACCCCGGGAGGCATTGGCCTGGGCGTAGTGCTCGCATCCATGCTGGCAAAAACCCTGGCCGCCAGGGACTTCATCCTGGGCGAAACCATCGGCGGCTGGTACTACAGCCTATTTCCACCGGAGCCTTCATTGGCAACAACCGCTGGCGTTATGCTTGCCGTCATGGCCGCATTGGCTGCGTTTGCAGCTTTATCCGGCGTGATTTTCGATCCCGTTCAGGCTGCGGTGGGGTTGCACCGAAGGCGACTGCACAAACTGCTTGATCATCTACAAAAAGACATTACGCTCAGCACCCAAAGCAGCTTCCGACCAAAGGACCAGTTTGTCGCGCGAATTCTGGACACGTTCGACATGATCAGATCGAGTCTGCTCTAG
- a CDS encoding SDR family oxidoreductase: MHVFIAGANGQIGQYLLRELAESGHEARALVRHPDQGPELQQLGATETVLGDLEQDCSEAMRGCDAVIFTAGSGPHTGPDKTIDVDQDGAIRMVDTACAMGIRRFIMVSSMGAGAPEKGPEKLRHYLQAKHNADEHLKNSGLTYTIVRPGRLTDDEGTGKVAVSAGLENFGQIPRQDVARVLLAVLDSDNTANRVFDVVSGDTPVPEAMAKL, encoded by the coding sequence ATGCATGTGTTCATCGCCGGCGCCAACGGGCAAATCGGGCAATATCTGTTGCGGGAATTGGCAGAGAGTGGTCATGAGGCCCGGGCTCTGGTACGTCATCCGGATCAGGGCCCTGAGTTGCAGCAACTGGGCGCTACGGAAACGGTACTGGGCGATCTGGAACAGGACTGCAGTGAGGCCATGAGAGGTTGCGATGCGGTGATCTTCACCGCGGGCTCAGGCCCTCATACCGGGCCTGATAAGACCATCGATGTCGATCAGGACGGTGCCATCCGGATGGTGGATACGGCCTGCGCCATGGGGATCAGGCGCTTTATCATGGTGAGCAGCATGGGGGCTGGAGCGCCGGAGAAGGGGCCGGAGAAACTTCGTCATTACCTTCAGGCCAAGCACAATGCTGATGAGCACCTGAAGAACAGTGGTCTGACTTACACGATTGTTCGGCCGGGCCGGCTGACAGATGATGAAGGCACTGGCAAGGTTGCGGTGAGTGCGGGATTGGAGAACTTCGGCCAGATTCCACGCCAGGATGTTGCACGGGTACTGCTGGCAGTGCTGGATTCAGATAATACCGCAAACCGGGTATTTGACGTGGTGTCGGGCGATACGCCGGTACCCGAGGCTATGGCAAAACTGTAA
- a CDS encoding GatB/YqeY domain-containing protein, whose protein sequence is MTAPTLKEQLNNAVKEAMRNKDKTRLVTLRMAQSAVKQIEIDERRELNDEDVLKVLDKMLKQRRDAASQYDDAGREELGDKERAEMVIIEEFMPAALNEDDLDGLIRMAISSTDAQGMQDMGKVMNELKPQVLGRVDMGHLSKKVREALAG, encoded by the coding sequence ATGACGGCACCAACACTCAAGGAACAATTGAACAACGCAGTGAAAGAGGCAATGCGGAACAAGGATAAAACCCGGCTTGTAACCTTGCGCATGGCCCAGTCTGCCGTAAAGCAGATCGAGATTGATGAACGCCGCGAGCTGAATGACGAGGACGTTCTGAAGGTGCTGGACAAAATGCTGAAGCAACGCCGCGATGCCGCCAGTCAGTACGACGATGCCGGTCGTGAGGAGTTGGGTGACAAGGAACGGGCGGAAATGGTGATCATCGAAGAGTTCATGCCCGCCGCCCTGAACGAGGATGACCTGGATGGCCTTATCCGCATGGCGATCAGCTCAACCGACGCCCAGGGTATGCAGGATATGGGTAAAGTGATGAACGAACTGAAGCCCCAGGTACTTGGCCGGGTTGATATGGGCCATCTTAGCAAGAAGGTGCGGGAAGCGCTGGCGGGTTGA
- a CDS encoding patatin-like phospholipase family protein, with translation MKLNPFNTRIGLALGGGAAKGIAHIGVLKAFEEEQIRIHCISGTSAGALIACYYAFGRPAESILSICSTLNLSKIINFTLERGGLFSTNAIREMIHRDLGDVRIEDAEIPLAICATDIETGEQLIFREGNLADVVCASMAVPGLFVPVEIDGRILVDGGLVENVPISPLAKMGAGITVAIDLSHVSRYPKPESTFDVITNAINIGIDFNTRKQLKNADIAVPLDLSHYSLTNNADRVEELYLEGYHPMKKKIRTVLWYKRMNAIISLLKAVRTLLPFKVPEILQSLKHHTFTARNRS, from the coding sequence ATGAAGCTCAACCCGTTTAACACCCGTATCGGCCTGGCTCTGGGAGGCGGTGCGGCCAAGGGCATTGCCCACATTGGCGTACTGAAGGCCTTCGAAGAAGAGCAGATCAGGATTCATTGCATTTCCGGCACCAGCGCGGGCGCACTTATCGCCTGCTATTACGCCTTCGGCCGACCGGCAGAGTCCATACTTTCCATTTGCTCGACGCTGAACCTGTCGAAAATTATCAATTTCACGCTTGAGCGTGGAGGCCTGTTCAGCACCAATGCCATCCGGGAGATGATCCATCGCGATCTTGGGGATGTCCGGATCGAAGACGCTGAAATCCCGCTGGCCATCTGCGCAACGGATATCGAAACCGGCGAGCAGCTCATTTTCAGAGAAGGGAACCTGGCGGATGTCGTCTGCGCCTCCATGGCAGTACCCGGCCTGTTTGTGCCAGTGGAGATTGATGGCCGGATTCTGGTAGATGGCGGGCTGGTTGAGAACGTCCCGATTTCACCCCTGGCGAAAATGGGCGCAGGGATTACCGTCGCCATCGACCTGAGCCATGTCAGCCGGTACCCGAAACCGGAGAGTACCTTTGATGTAATCACCAACGCCATCAACATCGGGATCGACTTCAATACCCGCAAGCAGCTCAAAAACGCTGACATAGCCGTGCCTCTGGATTTAAGCCATTACAGCCTCACCAACAACGCCGATCGCGTGGAAGAGCTTTATCTGGAGGGCTATCACCCCATGAAGAAGAAGATACGCACGGTGCTCTGGTACAAGCGAATGAATGCCATTATCAGCCTGCTGAAAGCAGTCAGGACGCTGCTGCCCTTCAAAGTACCCGAGATTCTCCAAAGCCTTAAACACCATACTTTTACCGCGCGCAATCGAAGTTAG
- a CDS encoding PEP-CTERM sorting domain-containing protein: protein MKYIITGLILSTLSATALAGITGPVTPVPEPGMLGLFAASVAALFVVRKFRK from the coding sequence ATGAAATACATTATCACTGGACTGATTCTCTCAACCCTCTCTGCGACTGCGCTGGCAGGTATAACAGGCCCAGTCACCCCGGTTCCCGAGCCCGGCATGCTGGGTTTATTTGCAGCCAGCGTGGCGGCGCTGTTTGTCGTCAGGAAATTCCGGAAATAA